The following are encoded together in the Glycine soja cultivar W05 chromosome 5, ASM419377v2, whole genome shotgun sequence genome:
- the LOC114413711 gene encoding guanine nucleotide-binding protein subunit beta-like protein produces the protein MAEGLVLRGTMRAHTDVVTAIATPIDNSDMIVTASRDKSIILWHLTKEDKTYGVPRRRLTGHSHFVQDVVLSSDGQFALSGSWDGELRLWDLAAGTSARRFVGHTKDVLSVAFSIDNRQIVSASRDRTIKLWNTLGECKYTIQDGDAHSDWVSCVRFSPSTLQPTIVSASWDRTVKVWNLTNCKLRNTLAGHNGYVNTVAVSPDGSLCASGGKDGVILLWDLAEGKRLYSLDAGSIIHALCFSPNRYWLCAATEQSIKIWDLESKSIVEDLKVDLKTEADATSGGGNANKKKVIYCTSLNWSADGSTLFSGYTDGVVRVWAIGRY, from the exons atggcAGAGGGTCTCGTTCTCCGCGGAACCATGCGCGCCCACACCGACGTCGTGACGGCGATTGCCACTCCCATCGACAACTCCGACATGATCGTGACGGCGTCGCGCGACAAATCCATCATTCTCTGGCACCTCACCAAGGAGGACAAGACCTACGGTGTCCCCCGCCGCCGCCTCACCGGACATTCTCACTTCGTCCAGGACGTCGTCCTCTCATCCGACGGTCAGTTCGCCCTCTCCGGCTCCTGGGACGGCGAGCTCCGCCTCTGGGACCTCGCGGCTGGCACCTCTGCCCGCCGCTTCGTTGGCCACACCAAGGACGTGCTCTCCGTGGCGTTCTCCATCGACAACCGTCAGATCGTGTCGGCCTCTCGTGACCGCACGATCAAGCTGTGGAACACCCTGGGTGAGTGCAAGTACACAATCCAAGATGGCGATGCGCATTCGGATTGGGTAAGTTGCGTCCGTTTCAGCCCTAGCACTCTTCAGCCAACCATTGTTTCTGCTTCATGGGACAGGACCGTTAAGGTTTGGAACCTGACCAACTGCAAGCTGAGGAACACCCTTGCTGGACACAATGGGTATGTGAATACTGTTGCTGTTTCCCCTGATGGCTCTCTCTGTGCCAGTGGTGGCAAAGATGGGGTTATTCTTCTGTGGGATTTGGCTGAGGGTAAGCGTCTTTACTCTCTCGATGCTGGCTCAATCATCCATGCACTCTGCTTCAGCCCCAACAGGTACTGGCTCTGCGCCGCCACCGAGCAGAGCATCAAGATCTGGGATTTGGAGAGCAAGAGTATCGTTGAGGATTTGAAGGTTGACCTCAAGACTGAGGCTGATGCCACCTCCGGTGGTGGTAACGCCAAcaagaagaag GTTATTTATTGCACAAGTTTGAACTGGAGTGCGGATGGAAGCACTTTGTTTAGTGGCTATACCGATGGTGTGGTCAGAGTTTGGGCTATTGGACGTTATTAG
- the LOC114413712 gene encoding actin-interacting protein 1-2-like: MSHELLETYACMPTTERGRGILISGDAKSNSIVYTNGRSVVMMNLQNPLNVSVYGDHAYPATVARFSPNGEWVASADASGSVRIWGTRNDFVLKKEFRVLSARIDDLQWSPDGLRIVACGEGKGKSFVRAFMWDSGTNVGEFDGHSRRVLSCAYKPTRPFRVVTCGEDFLLNFYEGPPFRFKLSHRDHSNFVNCVRYSPDGSKFISVSSDKKGIIFDGNSAEKIGELSSEGGHTGSIYAVSWSPDGKLVLTVSADKSAKVWDITEDNNGKVKKTLTCPGTGGVEDMLVGCLWLNDYLVTVSLGGTISIFLASDLDKAPTAFSGHMKNVSSLTILRSNPRVLLSSSYDGLIVKWIQGIGYSEKLQRKENSQIKCLAAVEEEIVTSGFDNKIRRVSLHGDQCGDAEAIDIGSQPKDLSVALLSPELALVSIDSGVVMLRGAKIVSTINLGFIVTASAVSPDGNEAIIGGQDGKLHIYSISGDTLVEEAVLEKHRGAISVIRYSPDLSMFASGDVNREAIVWDRASREVKLKNMLYHTARINCLAWSPDSLRIATGSLDTCVIIYEVYQPASSRITIKGAHLGGVYGLAFTDEYSLVSSGEDAFIRVWRITPP, encoded by the exons ATGAGCCACGAGCTGTTGGAGACGTACGCGTGCATGCCCACGACGGAGCGCGGCCGTGGGATTCTGATCTCCGGCGATGCCAAGTCCAACTCCATCGTCTACACCAACGGCAGATCGGTGGTCATGATGAACCTCCAGAACCCCCTAAACGTGTCCGTGTACGGGGACCACGCCTACCCCGCCACCGTGGCGCGCTTTTCCCCCAACGGCGAGTGGGTGGCCTCCGCCGACGCCTCCGGCTCCGTCAGGATCTGGGGCACGCGAAACGACTTCGTTTTGAAGAAGGAGTTTAGAGTCCTCTCCGCTCGCATCGACGACCTTCAGTGGTCCCCCGATGGTCTCAGAATCGTTGCCTGCGGCGAAGGCAAAGGGAAGTCCTTCGTCCGCGCTTTTAT GTGGGATTCGGGGACTAATGTTGGTGAATTCGATGGTCACTCACGTCGGGTTTTGAGTTGTGCTTATAAACCCACGAGGCCTTTTCGCGTTGTCACTTGTGGAGAGGATTTTCTGCTTAACTTTTATGAGGGACCTCCCTTTAGATTTAAGCTGTCTCACAG GGATCATTCAAATTTTGTGAATTGTGTAAGATATTCTCCGGATGGCAGTAAATTTATAAGTGTAAGTTCTGACAAGAAGGGTATCATATTCGATGGAAACAGTGCAGAGAAGATTGGTGAGTTGTCTTCTGAAGGTGGGCATACTGGTAGTATTTATGCTGTTAGCTGGAGTCCTGATGGAAAGCTG GTGCTGACTGTATCTGCCGACAAGTCTGCAAAAGTATGGGACATTACTGAGGACAATAACGGAAAGGTGAAGAAAACATTGACTTGTCCTGGCACTGGTGGAGTTGAAGACATGCTAGTGGGGTGCCTATGGTTGAATGATTATCTTGTCACTGTTTCTCTTGGTGGGACAATATCTATATTTTTAGCAAGTGATCTTGATAAAGCCCCGACAGCATTTTCTGGACATATGAAAAATGTTTCCTCCTTAACTATTCTTAGAAGTAACCCTAGAGTGCTCTTATCTAGCAGTTATGATGGCTTAATAGTTAAGTGGATTCAAGGGATTGGATATAGTGAAAAACTACAAAGGAAGGAAAATTCTCAAATCAAATGCTTAGCAGCTGTAGAAGAAGAGATTGTTACATCTGGATTCGATAATAAG ATAAGGCGAGTTTCTTTACATGGGGATCAGTGTGGAGATGCTGAAGCCATTGATATAGGAAGTCAACCAAAGGACTTGAGTGTTGCACTTCTTTCTCCTGAACTTGCCCTAGTTTCAATTGATTCAGGAGTTGTCATGTTGCGTGGTGCCAAAATTGTGTCAACCATTAATCTTGGGTTTATTGTGACAGCATCTGCTGTCTCTCCTGATGGAAATGAAGCCATTATCGGTGGACAGGATGGTAAATTGCACATATATTCTATTTCTGGCGATACTCTTGTAGAAGAGGCTGTCCTTGAGAAACATAGGGGTGCTATTAGTGTCATACGTTATTCCCCAGACCTTTCAATGTTTGCATCAGGGGATGTCAATCGAGAAGCTATAGTGTGGGACCGTGCCTCCCGAGAG GTGAAGCTGAAGAACATGTTGTACCATACTGCTAGGATAAACTGCCTTGCGTGGTCCCCTGATAGCCTTAGGATTGCTACAGGATCACTTGACACATGTGTCATCATATATGAAGTTTATCAGCCTGCATCTAGTAGAATTACCATAAAGGGTGCTCATTTAGGCGGGGTTTATGGGTTAGCATTTACTGATGAGTATAGTTTGGTTAGCTCTGGTGAGGATGCTTTTATCCGTGTTTGGAGGATAACCCCTCCTTGA